Proteins from a single region of Chitinibacter bivalviorum:
- a CDS encoding ABC transporter permease, whose amino-acid sequence MAEAKLSLTLRDQTYYLAGDLTLASIAPIWRQSRQINWQAQALDLSEVRQCDGAGAAMLFELSQQGVLLQGVNDDCQRLLAALDPQLALQAPAPKPPTPWISQIGITARIALNDFKDQISFIGEAARVFAVALRQPQHVRWGEFIRQCELTGANALPIISLISLLLGIILAFQSAIPMRQFGAEVFVANLLGLSMIRELGPLMTAIVLAGRSGAAFAAEIGTMKVNEEINALVTFGYDPMHFLVLPRLLAGLLMLPLLAICAEVISLLGGALVMEGFGIPMSTFWTQVSTQVDATDFFSGMLKAAAFGLVVASVGCFRGLSTGTGASAVGASTTRAVVNILVLLVITDGIFAVVYYHLGW is encoded by the coding sequence ATGGCTGAAGCCAAACTCAGCCTGACCTTGCGCGATCAAACGTATTACCTCGCGGGTGATTTAACACTGGCGAGCATCGCCCCTATCTGGCGGCAAAGTCGCCAGATTAACTGGCAAGCGCAAGCACTCGATCTGAGCGAAGTTAGGCAATGCGATGGTGCGGGCGCAGCGATGTTGTTTGAACTCAGCCAGCAAGGCGTGCTATTGCAAGGCGTCAATGACGATTGCCAACGCCTGCTGGCCGCGCTTGATCCTCAGCTGGCACTGCAAGCACCAGCCCCAAAGCCCCCCACGCCGTGGATTAGCCAAATCGGCATTACGGCCCGCATTGCGCTCAATGATTTTAAAGACCAGATCAGCTTTATCGGTGAAGCCGCGCGCGTGTTTGCGGTGGCGCTGCGCCAACCACAGCATGTACGCTGGGGCGAGTTTATTCGGCAATGCGAATTAACCGGAGCCAATGCTCTGCCCATTATTAGCCTGATTTCACTGCTACTCGGGATTATTCTGGCGTTTCAATCGGCCATCCCGATGCGCCAATTTGGCGCCGAGGTTTTTGTCGCCAATCTGCTCGGGCTATCGATGATCCGCGAGCTTGGCCCCTTGATGACAGCCATCGTACTAGCTGGCCGCTCGGGCGCGGCATTTGCTGCCGAAATTGGCACGATGAAAGTAAATGAAGAAATCAATGCGCTGGTGACATTTGGCTATGACCCAATGCATTTTCTGGTGTTGCCGCGTTTGCTGGCGGGTTTATTAATGCTGCCATTGCTGGCCATTTGTGCCGAAGTGATTAGTTTGCTCGGCGGTGCTTTGGTGATGGAAGGGTTTGGCATACCGATGTCGACGTTCTGGACGCAAGTGAGCACTCAAGTTGATGCAACGGATTTTTTTAGCGGCATGCTCAAGGCGGCCGCTTTTGGTCTTGTTGTGGCTTCGGTCGGCTGCTTTCGTGGCCTCAGTACAGGCACTGGCGCAAGTGCGGTCGGTGCGTCGACCACCCGTGCAGTGGTGAATATTTTGGTATTACTGGTGATCACCGACGGCATTTTCGCGGTCGTTTACTATCATCTGGGCTGGTAG
- a CDS encoding MinD/ParA family ATP-binding protein, translated as MPKRWQDQAAGLRQLVSPPTCRSISLCGGRGDSGTTTLVINLAAALAERQREVLILDEFSGTQNISARLQLSQGFTLEHVLRHEASLADSIVETRHGFQILSIASNPQIISRLNDAEQHWLAAEFEAITEHVDYLLLDTRPMGSTGIPSLSLAADDVVVVLSNRAESLTDAYATIKQLAQDYARRDFRILVNRVESLGEAMALFERLRTVTQQFLGSALQLKLIGYVPEDPLLNRATRLGKTVIEAFPDTEASMAMRQLADVILRWIPPSAGHDSAGHFVHRLVESSRLLQERLHHG; from the coding sequence GTGCCTAAACGCTGGCAAGACCAAGCCGCCGGCTTGCGTCAATTGGTCAGCCCTCCTACTTGTCGTAGCATTAGCCTGTGCGGTGGACGTGGCGATTCGGGTACCACAACGTTAGTGATCAATCTGGCTGCTGCGTTGGCTGAACGCCAGCGTGAAGTGCTGATTCTGGATGAATTTAGCGGCACACAAAATATCAGCGCCCGACTGCAACTGAGCCAAGGTTTTACCTTGGAGCATGTCCTACGCCACGAAGCAAGTCTGGCCGATAGCATTGTCGAGACTCGACACGGCTTTCAGATTTTATCCATCGCCAGCAACCCGCAGATTATTTCACGCCTAAACGACGCCGAGCAGCACTGGCTTGCCGCCGAGTTTGAAGCGATTACCGAGCATGTTGATTATCTCTTGCTCGATACGCGACCAATGGGCAGCACCGGCATTCCCAGCCTGAGTCTGGCGGCCGATGATGTCGTCGTCGTGCTGTCCAATCGAGCCGAGTCGCTGACTGATGCCTACGCTACGATCAAACAATTGGCGCAGGATTATGCGCGGCGCGATTTTCGCATTTTGGTCAACCGCGTTGAAAGCCTGGGCGAAGCGATGGCTTTATTTGAACGCCTACGCACGGTCACGCAGCAATTTTTGGGTTCTGCCCTGCAACTCAAGTTGATCGGCTACGTACCCGAAGACCCACTGCTGAATCGTGCCACCCGGCTGGGCAAGACCGTGATCGAGGCATTTCCAGATACCGAGGCCAGTATGGCGATGCGGCAATTAGCAGACGTTATCTTGCGCTGGATACCCCCTAGTGCAGGGCATGATTCGGCGGGGCATTTTGTTCATCGTCTGGTTGAATCATCGCGCTTGCTACAAGAAAGGCTACACCATGGCTGA
- the flhF gene encoding flagellar biosynthesis protein FlhF: MVVKKFFGATTREALRQVRDELGPDALILSNRQVAGGGIEIMAVADADVAALTNVQTVATPAKPSPRAAQNGARLMNSAQSEAPSPNIAKALARSYAIPDDESEPSTADIAYEAPSVLRSNRQSRPAEPSFERENNEISLTQYASQRNAERSSERYTPDYTSEPAAARPAPTRRPVVTETQHKALPTFSFEDEPAKPAPAPVDHEAMQDIAREIRMLRGLLESQMAGMAWGELSKHAPEKLEILRQLLASGFCAALSRQLIDKMPSGMSLETGVKWVKAALAHNLPATAASDDLIARGGIYALIGPTGVGKTTTVAKLAARAALAYGPQSVALLTTDSYRIGAHDQLRIYGRILGVPVHDVKDETDLQLTLGELSDRHLVLIDTVGMGQRDQRIGEQLAMLGHDNVGTILLLAANAQAGTLDDVARRYRNHHLLGCILTKLDETVSLGGCLDVAIRHKLPLQFVTNGQRVPEDLHRANLAYLLDRAFKNQQDQGVFQLQRDEYPLFMSTQDTPTDFTLSLGGARA, from the coding sequence ATGGTCGTCAAAAAATTCTTCGGTGCCACTACGCGTGAAGCGCTACGCCAAGTTCGTGATGAACTTGGCCCGGACGCGCTCATCCTCTCGAACCGCCAAGTCGCCGGCGGTGGGATAGAAATCATGGCCGTCGCAGACGCCGATGTGGCGGCGCTGACCAATGTGCAAACGGTGGCAACGCCTGCCAAACCGTCGCCGCGCGCAGCACAAAATGGCGCCCGACTGATGAATTCGGCGCAATCCGAAGCGCCCAGCCCGAATATCGCCAAAGCCTTGGCCCGCTCGTACGCCATCCCCGATGATGAAAGCGAGCCCAGTACCGCCGATATCGCTTATGAAGCGCCCTCGGTACTGCGTAGCAATCGCCAATCTCGGCCAGCCGAGCCCAGCTTTGAGCGCGAAAACAATGAAATCTCTTTGACGCAGTATGCAAGCCAACGCAATGCAGAACGTAGCTCAGAGCGATATACCCCTGATTACACAAGCGAGCCAGCGGCTGCGCGCCCAGCGCCAACGCGTCGTCCGGTCGTTACCGAAACTCAGCATAAAGCGCTGCCCACCTTTAGCTTTGAAGACGAGCCCGCCAAACCCGCGCCTGCGCCAGTCGATCACGAAGCAATGCAAGACATCGCGCGCGAGATCCGCATGTTGCGCGGCCTACTCGAAAGCCAAATGGCCGGCATGGCGTGGGGTGAGTTATCCAAACACGCGCCTGAAAAACTTGAAATTTTGCGCCAACTGCTCGCAAGCGGCTTTTGCGCCGCCCTGTCACGGCAACTGATCGACAAAATGCCCAGCGGCATGAGTCTTGAAACCGGCGTCAAATGGGTCAAAGCCGCCTTAGCGCACAATCTGCCTGCGACGGCCGCATCGGATGATCTGATTGCACGTGGCGGCATTTATGCGCTCATTGGCCCGACTGGCGTTGGTAAAACCACCACGGTGGCCAAATTGGCCGCACGTGCCGCACTCGCCTATGGCCCGCAATCGGTCGCGCTACTGACCACAGACAGCTACCGGATCGGTGCGCATGATCAGCTACGCATTTACGGCCGCATTCTGGGTGTGCCCGTGCACGACGTAAAAGACGAAACCGATTTACAGCTTACGCTGGGCGAGTTGAGCGATCGGCATTTGGTGCTGATCGACACCGTCGGGATGGGGCAACGCGATCAACGCATTGGTGAACAGCTCGCCATGCTTGGGCACGATAATGTCGGCACTATTTTACTGCTGGCGGCTAATGCGCAAGCCGGCACGCTTGATGATGTGGCGCGGCGTTATCGCAATCATCATTTGCTGGGCTGCATTTTGACCAAGCTTGATGAAACCGTCTCACTGGGCGGTTGCCTCGATGTGGCGATTCGCCATAAATTGCCACTGCAATTTGTAACCAATGGCCAGCGCGTGCCTGAAGACCTGCATCGTGCCAACTTGGCATATTTACTTGATCGGGCCTTCAAAAATCAGCAAGATCAAGGCGTCTTTCAGTTGCAACGCGATGAATATCCCTTGTTTATGAGTACGCAAGATACCCCCACCGATTTCACGCTGAGCCTAGGCGGTGCCCGTGCCTAA
- the flhA gene encoding flagellar biosynthesis protein FlhA, translated as MWRNKLTVLAMPALVLMVLGMMILPLPPLVLDFFFTFNIALSIIVLMVSLYTHKPLEFSSFPTVLLMTTLLRLSLNVASTKLVLTEGHAGGDAAGKVIESFGHVLIGDNIAVGIVAFIILTIINFVVITKGAGRIAEVSARFTLDAMPGKQMAIDADLNAGLIGEEEARTRRAQISDEANFFGSMDGASKFVRGDAVAGILVMVINLIGGLLVGMIQHDMAFGDAAKTYTLLTIGDGLVAQVPALIISVAAGIVVSRVGTNQDLSEQILGQLFSRPQVMYVTAGVLAVLGLIPGMPHFAFLLMALIAGGLAWYSEQNNLQTAMSGGGASGAAGGATPGAPPAAPAEAPLQEVSWNDVQAVDPVGLEVGYRLIPLVDRNQDGELLRRIRGIRKKIAQELGFLVPAVHIRDNLELRPNQYRIQLKGVDVGMGEAFLGQWLAINPGNAAGNLPGTATTDPTFGLPATWVESSMRDQAQAMGYTVVDASTVVGTHISNILQSHAAELLGREEVQSLLDHFAKESPKLVEELVPKVVPVGTLQKVLQNLLDDGLHIRDLRTILETLGENVPRTGDIDDLTSAVRVALGRAIVHQLFPGENELQVVALEPQLENILMSAASGKSQGGLEPGLAERLLQQAAQLSEQLEMQGINPVIITPSQLRPMLSRFLKRSIPNLRVIAHTEIPESKTLRIIGVLGANN; from the coding sequence ATGTGGCGTAATAAACTGACTGTACTTGCGATGCCAGCCTTGGTGCTGATGGTCTTGGGCATGATGATCCTGCCCCTGCCGCCGCTCGTCCTCGATTTCTTTTTCACCTTCAATATTGCACTTTCCATCATTGTGCTGATGGTCAGCCTCTATACGCATAAGCCACTCGAATTTTCGAGCTTCCCCACCGTGTTGTTGATGACCACGCTGCTGCGCCTGTCGCTTAACGTCGCATCCACCAAACTGGTCTTAACGGAAGGTCATGCCGGTGGCGACGCGGCAGGTAAGGTGATTGAATCGTTCGGCCACGTACTGATTGGCGACAATATTGCCGTCGGTATCGTCGCCTTTATTATTCTGACGATTATTAACTTCGTCGTCATCACCAAAGGTGCTGGCCGTATCGCCGAGGTTTCTGCTCGCTTCACCTTGGATGCCATGCCAGGGAAACAAATGGCGATTGACGCCGATTTGAATGCAGGCCTGATTGGCGAAGAAGAGGCCCGCACTCGCCGCGCCCAAATCTCCGACGAAGCCAATTTCTTCGGCTCGATGGATGGTGCGAGTAAATTCGTACGCGGCGATGCTGTGGCCGGTATTTTGGTCATGGTGATCAATCTGATCGGTGGCTTGCTCGTCGGCATGATCCAGCACGATATGGCTTTTGGCGATGCGGCTAAAACCTACACCTTACTGACTATCGGTGATGGCTTGGTGGCACAAGTGCCCGCGCTGATTATTTCGGTGGCCGCCGGTATCGTGGTTTCGCGCGTTGGTACGAATCAGGATTTATCCGAGCAGATTCTTGGCCAGCTGTTCTCTCGCCCACAGGTCATGTATGTAACCGCCGGCGTGTTGGCCGTGCTAGGTCTTATCCCTGGCATGCCCCACTTTGCTTTTTTACTGATGGCATTAATCGCGGGTGGTCTGGCTTGGTATTCCGAACAAAACAATCTGCAAACCGCAATGAGTGGCGGCGGTGCATCCGGCGCAGCGGGTGGTGCCACGCCCGGCGCGCCACCTGCGGCCCCCGCGGAGGCGCCGTTACAAGAAGTCAGCTGGAATGATGTCCAAGCAGTGGACCCCGTTGGGCTGGAGGTTGGCTATCGCCTCATTCCGCTCGTCGATCGCAATCAAGATGGCGAACTACTGCGCCGCATTCGTGGCATTCGAAAAAAAATCGCGCAAGAACTCGGTTTTCTCGTTCCCGCCGTCCATATTCGCGACAATCTGGAATTACGCCCTAATCAGTATCGTATTCAACTCAAAGGCGTGGATGTCGGCATGGGCGAAGCCTTTCTCGGTCAATGGCTAGCGATCAATCCGGGCAATGCCGCTGGCAATCTGCCCGGCACCGCCACCACCGACCCCACCTTTGGCCTACCCGCTACTTGGGTTGAGAGCAGCATGCGCGATCAGGCGCAAGCGATGGGCTACACCGTGGTGGATGCATCCACGGTCGTTGGAACACATATTTCGAATATTCTGCAATCGCACGCCGCCGAGCTACTCGGTCGCGAAGAGGTTCAATCGCTACTCGACCATTTCGCCAAAGAATCACCCAAGCTGGTCGAAGAACTTGTCCCCAAAGTGGTTCCCGTGGGTACTTTGCAAAAAGTATTGCAAAACCTCCTCGACGACGGCTTGCATATTCGCGATTTGCGCACGATTTTGGAAACCTTGGGTGAAAATGTTCCCCGTACAGGCGATATTGATGACCTGACCTCGGCGGTACGCGTGGCCTTAGGTCGCGCGATTGTGCATCAGCTTTTCCCAGGCGAGAACGAGCTGCAAGTTGTCGCACTCGAGCCGCAATTGGAAAACATCCTGATGTCAGCGGCCAGCGGCAAATCGCAAGGTGGGCTCGAGCCGGGGCTCGCCGAGCGCCTGCTACAGCAAGCAGCACAATTGTCCGAGCAACTCGAAATGCAGGGCATTAATCCAGTCATTATTACGCCCTCGCAATTGCGGCCCATGCTCTCTCGCTTCCTAAAACGATCGATTCCCAATTTGCGCGTCATTGCCCACACAGAAATCCCAGAATCAAAAACGCTGCGCATTATTGGTGTGCTTGGCGCGAATAATTAG
- the flhB gene encoding flagellar biosynthesis protein FlhB, with translation MAEDSDLERTEPASPKRLEEARKKGQVPRSHELTSFSTLMVGMVAVIVTGPELYAAMKQVMLTALSFNRAQLLQDNHISELLYDAFRIAVVAILPIFAACIISAILTPIMIGGWLMSFEALGPNFARMNPMSGIGRMFSARTIVETVKTILKSGLIGGVAAWVIWNEKEQFIQLLAMDPESSFAMLWQMTRHTLILVVGAMAVIVIIDVPYQLWDYYKGLRMTKEEVRQENKESEGDPHVKGRIRQLQREAARKRMMSEIPKANVVVTNPTHYAVAIRYDEQMRAPKVVAKGAFLLAERIISLAKDNKVTVVRTPPFARALYHHAELGEEIPTALYTATAEVLAYIYQLDMYRKEGGFEPTLNTDLPVPPELDPESGIS, from the coding sequence ATGGCAGAAGACTCAGACCTCGAACGCACCGAACCGGCCTCGCCCAAGCGGCTTGAAGAAGCTCGCAAGAAAGGGCAAGTCCCGCGTTCACACGAACTCACCTCCTTTTCGACCTTAATGGTCGGCATGGTTGCGGTCATCGTCACGGGGCCAGAATTATATGCGGCGATGAAACAAGTCATGCTCACTGCGCTGAGCTTCAATCGCGCCCAACTCTTGCAAGACAATCACATTTCAGAGCTACTCTACGACGCCTTTCGCATCGCAGTGGTGGCAATTTTGCCGATTTTTGCCGCCTGCATTATTTCTGCGATTTTAACGCCCATTATGATTGGCGGCTGGTTGATGAGCTTTGAGGCACTTGGGCCAAACTTTGCCCGCATGAACCCCATGAGTGGCATAGGCCGGATGTTTTCAGCCCGCACCATCGTTGAAACCGTAAAGACCATACTTAAATCCGGCTTGATTGGCGGCGTCGCGGCGTGGGTCATCTGGAATGAGAAAGAGCAGTTTATTCAATTACTCGCGATGGACCCCGAATCTAGTTTTGCCATGCTCTGGCAAATGACGCGGCACACGCTGATCTTGGTCGTCGGCGCAATGGCCGTGATCGTGATTATTGATGTGCCCTATCAGCTGTGGGATTACTACAAAGGCCTGCGGATGACCAAAGAAGAAGTCCGGCAGGAAAATAAAGAATCCGAGGGTGACCCGCACGTCAAAGGCCGGATTCGCCAATTGCAACGTGAAGCAGCCCGCAAACGGATGATGTCTGAAATCCCGAAAGCCAATGTCGTCGTAACCAACCCGACGCACTATGCCGTTGCGATTCGCTATGACGAACAAATGCGCGCGCCCAAAGTCGTCGCCAAAGGCGCGTTTTTATTGGCCGAACGGATTATCTCGCTCGCCAAAGATAATAAAGTCACTGTGGTACGCACACCACCGTTTGCACGTGCGCTGTATCATCACGCCGAGTTAGGCGAAGAAATACCGACTGCGCTGTATACTGCGACGGCTGAAGTACTGGCCTACATCTATCAGCTCGATATGTATCGCAAAGAAGGTGGTTTTGAACCGACGCTCAATACTGACCTACCCGTACCGCCAGAGCTTGACCCTGAATCGGGAATATCTTAG
- a CDS encoding flagellar hook-length control protein FliK, with the protein MATNSSNALNLLNPATRPVEARNTREFSPKNEQDFGAQFKSEMNKAQQAKPAENREAKSADKAAKQQAKQDAAAQDGVNSKPVADEVKKTADAAGSEPEKEDNPEQTAASPDGNVNALLAMMQVVNPQAATPPLAPTPPGLDVEKGQGELLAVAEDGAKNSSAKLPFGVADATDDALTQDDASRRPKSELAVLGADSKASAAANIAATGAVLPHELSTDDALKSKELNTFADALAIKMNPSAMSATGFGQSNGIQSTTAQMTTAAAHAASNAVASHYVETPVQDARWGDAVAQRVSMMLSKQEQQIEMQLNPPNLGPMEVRLNLGNEQASVIFTSQHAAVREALAAATPKLTALLADQGIVLQNVQVASDSLHQHQQNQHQQQQANSFELGSQTARFGGVNASLGSQTIERVVNLSDLRIPAGSTRVSLFV; encoded by the coding sequence ATGGCGACGAATTCAAGTAATGCTCTTAATTTATTGAACCCTGCGACTCGTCCCGTTGAGGCGCGTAATACACGCGAATTTAGCCCCAAGAACGAACAGGATTTTGGCGCCCAATTTAAGAGCGAAATGAATAAAGCGCAGCAAGCCAAACCTGCTGAGAATCGTGAAGCTAAAAGTGCGGATAAAGCTGCTAAACAGCAGGCCAAGCAAGACGCGGCGGCTCAGGATGGGGTCAATTCAAAGCCTGTGGCCGATGAGGTGAAAAAAACTGCGGATGCCGCTGGCTCAGAGCCGGAAAAAGAAGATAATCCAGAACAAACCGCCGCTTCACCAGATGGGAATGTCAACGCGCTGTTGGCAATGATGCAAGTCGTAAATCCTCAAGCAGCAACCCCACCATTGGCGCCGACGCCTCCCGGATTGGATGTTGAAAAGGGGCAGGGTGAGTTGCTGGCGGTTGCAGAAGATGGTGCAAAAAACAGCTCAGCGAAACTTCCCTTTGGTGTGGCTGATGCGACTGATGACGCCTTGACTCAGGATGATGCATCACGTCGTCCAAAATCTGAGCTTGCGGTACTGGGCGCAGATTCGAAAGCCTCTGCAGCGGCAAACATTGCCGCAACTGGTGCAGTATTGCCGCATGAGTTGTCGACAGATGATGCACTCAAATCAAAAGAGCTCAATACGTTTGCGGATGCCTTAGCTATTAAAATGAATCCGTCGGCTATGTCCGCAACAGGGTTTGGGCAATCAAATGGCATTCAGTCGACGACTGCACAAATGACCACAGCGGCTGCGCATGCTGCATCTAATGCGGTAGCGAGTCATTATGTAGAAACGCCAGTACAAGATGCTCGCTGGGGTGATGCCGTCGCACAGCGTGTGTCGATGATGTTGAGTAAACAAGAGCAGCAAATCGAAATGCAGCTCAATCCGCCCAATCTAGGCCCAATGGAAGTACGATTAAATCTGGGCAATGAGCAGGCTTCGGTGATCTTTACTTCACAGCATGCCGCTGTGCGTGAGGCCTTGGCTGCTGCTACTCCAAAACTTACTGCCTTATTGGCAGACCAAGGTATCGTTTTGCAAAACGTACAAGTGGCGTCGGATTCATTACACCAGCACCAACAAAATCAGCATCAACAACAGCAAGCCAATTCATTTGAATTAGGCTCGCAAACAGCGCGATTTGGTGGGGTAAATGCCAGCTTGGGTTCGCAAACCATTGAACGGGTGGTGAATTTAAGTGATTTACGAATTCCTGCGGGTAGCACCCGCGTGAGTTTGTTTGTCTGA
- a CDS encoding flagellar basal body-associated FliL family protein: protein MSEAKADPKADAAPKSKKNILLFAIIGLVVLVLIVGGALAFFLLKSPAEGNADEAVAEANAHADAEKKEKEKKKKEKEKGEHKAPVFDKLQDQPFTVNLAGETESVLQAEIMVELSDEHEKEKLKGLQPKVLDAVNRLIRSKTLEEVKTTKGQEDLAREIREKINEIMEVEAKDEGVLSVNFTKYFYQ from the coding sequence ATGTCCGAAGCTAAAGCAGATCCAAAAGCTGATGCAGCGCCAAAATCTAAGAAAAACATTCTGCTGTTCGCGATTATCGGTCTGGTTGTTTTAGTTTTGATTGTCGGGGGCGCTTTGGCGTTCTTTTTGCTAAAGAGCCCTGCGGAAGGTAATGCAGATGAAGCGGTCGCTGAAGCGAACGCTCATGCTGATGCCGAGAAAAAAGAAAAAGAGAAAAAGAAAAAAGAAAAAGAGAAGGGTGAGCATAAAGCCCCTGTGTTTGATAAATTGCAAGATCAACCATTTACCGTCAATTTAGCGGGCGAAACTGAATCTGTTTTGCAGGCTGAGATTATGGTCGAATTGTCTGATGAGCATGAAAAAGAAAAGCTAAAAGGTTTGCAGCCCAAAGTATTGGACGCAGTGAATCGTTTAATTCGCTCTAAAACGTTAGAAGAAGTTAAAACCACGAAGGGTCAGGAAGATTTGGCACGTGAAATTCGTGAGAAAATTAACGAAATCATGGAAGTTGAAGCGAAAGACGAAGGTGTTTTAAGCGTTAACTTTACTAAATACTTTTATCAATAA
- the fliM gene encoding flagellar motor switch protein FliM produces MADDILSQEEVDALLRGVTGEQDEVEEDIDPHAVRDYDIGRQERIVRGRMPTLEIINERFARNLRVALFNFMRRNAEISVGPVRVQKYSEFIRNLVVPTNLNMIQMKPLRGTGLFIFDPDFVFLVVDNLFGSDGRYHVRVEGRDFTPTEQRIIQRLLEVVFEEFQKAWQPVFECEFAYIRSEMNTQFANIATPTEVVVAYTFKIELGAGGGDFHVCFPYSMIEPIRDLLYSSMQADRIEADNRWTNLMRKQVQLAEVDLVATLGNSQITLGEILSLKVGDVIPLEIPEIITATVDSVPVLECKYGILHKQYALKVDKVLTTAESLSGQEEQEEQDHG; encoded by the coding sequence ATGGCTGACGATATTCTTTCCCAGGAAGAGGTCGATGCGCTACTGCGTGGCGTAACGGGCGAGCAAGACGAGGTCGAAGAGGACATCGACCCTCATGCTGTCCGCGACTATGATATTGGGCGTCAGGAGCGAATTGTTCGTGGGCGTATGCCCACGCTGGAAATTATCAACGAGCGTTTTGCGCGTAATCTACGCGTGGCGCTGTTTAATTTTATGCGCCGCAATGCCGAGATTAGCGTAGGCCCGGTGCGCGTACAAAAATACAGTGAATTTATCCGCAATCTGGTGGTGCCCACCAATCTGAATATGATTCAGATGAAGCCTTTGCGTGGCACTGGCTTGTTTATTTTTGACCCTGATTTCGTGTTTCTGGTGGTCGATAATTTATTTGGCTCGGATGGTCGTTACCACGTGCGGGTTGAGGGGCGAGATTTTACGCCGACTGAGCAGCGAATCATCCAGCGCTTGCTCGAAGTAGTTTTTGAAGAATTTCAGAAAGCATGGCAGCCGGTTTTTGAGTGCGAATTTGCTTATATTCGCTCGGAAATGAATACCCAGTTTGCCAATATTGCAACGCCCACCGAAGTGGTTGTGGCCTATACCTTCAAAATTGAATTGGGCGCGGGTGGTGGCGATTTTCACGTCTGCTTCCCTTATTCGATGATCGAGCCGATTCGCGACTTGCTCTATAGCAGTATGCAGGCCGACCGAATTGAAGCGGATAATCGCTGGACTAACTTAATGCGCAAGCAGGTTCAGCTGGCCGAAGTTGATCTGGTTGCCACGCTGGGTAATTCTCAAATTACGCTTGGAGAGATTCTGAGCTTGAAAGTCGGCGATGTGATTCCATTGGAAATCCCTGAAATCATTACCGCGACCGTGGATAGTGTGCCTGTGCTCGAATGTAAGTATGGTATTCTCCATAAGCAATACGCCTTGAAGGTTGATAAAGTACTGACCACCGCTGAGTCACTCAGCGGGCAAGAAGAGCAAGAGGAGCAAGACCATGGCTGA
- the fliN gene encoding flagellar motor switch protein FliN, with protein MADDNNPAEENPDDIMDDWAAALAEQETVESTPASDAQPANIFHSFDTNAVPAGAPNNIDMILDIPVALTVELGRTKIAIRNLLQLAQGSVVELDGLAGEPMDVLVNGCLIAQGEVVVVNEKFGIRLTDIITPAERIRRLHK; from the coding sequence ATGGCTGATGACAATAATCCAGCAGAAGAAAATCCAGATGACATCATGGATGATTGGGCTGCGGCCTTAGCCGAGCAAGAAACGGTAGAAAGCACGCCTGCGAGCGATGCGCAGCCAGCCAATATTTTCCATAGTTTTGATACCAATGCCGTTCCCGCTGGCGCACCGAATAATATCGATATGATTCTTGATATTCCGGTGGCGCTAACGGTTGAATTGGGCCGCACAAAAATCGCTATTCGCAATTTGCTGCAATTGGCGCAGGGCTCTGTGGTTGAGCTCGATGGCTTGGCGGGTGAGCCGATGGATGTACTGGTCAATGGCTGCCTGATCGCGCAAGGCGAGGTGGTGGTCGTGAATGAAAAATTTGGTATTCGTCTCACGGATATTATTACCCCTGCCGAGCGAATTCGGCGTTTACACAAATAA
- the fliO gene encoding flagellar biosynthetic protein FliO yields the protein MKKLLFLCSGSLVGLPLSVWAAANSASLPAAAPSSAGSLLQVLFALALVLGLIVAAAWLMRRFSLVPGGAGGQLRVVSGVMVGPRERVVIVEIQQSWLVLGVTSGQVNLLHTLDKPEGVVTPTPAAPAFAQWLQTAIEKRKVGK from the coding sequence ATGAAAAAATTACTTTTTCTCTGTAGCGGCAGCCTTGTTGGGCTGCCGTTGTCGGTTTGGGCGGCCGCAAATTCGGCTTCACTGCCAGCTGCTGCGCCAAGTAGCGCAGGGTCATTGTTGCAAGTCTTATTTGCGCTGGCCTTGGTGCTGGGGCTGATCGTGGCTGCGGCATGGTTGATGCGTCGGTTTTCCTTGGTGCCTGGCGGCGCTGGTGGTCAACTGCGTGTGGTGTCAGGTGTGATGGTTGGGCCACGTGAACGCGTAGTCATTGTCGAGATTCAGCAAAGCTGGCTGGTGCTGGGTGTCACAAGCGGGCAGGTGAATTTGCTTCATACCTTAGACAAACCAGAAGGGGTTGTGACGCCCACGCCGGCAGCCCCAGCTTTTGCTCAGTGGCTGCAAACGGCGATTGAAAAACGCAAGGTGGGCAAATGA